Proteins encoded together in one Kitasatospora albolonga window:
- a CDS encoding aspartyl/glutamyl-tRNA amidotransferase subunit A has translation MTDIIKLTAAEIAAKIASGELTAVEVTEAHLARIEAVDEKVHAFLHVDREGALAQARAVDAKREAGEKLGPLAGVPLALKDIFTTKDMPTTVGSKILEGWVPPYDATLTQKLRAADVVILGKTNMDEFAMGSSTENSAYGPTGNPWDLTRIPGGSGGGSSAALASYEAPLAIGTDTGGSIRQPAAVTGTVGVKPTYGGVSRYGMVAFSSSLDQGGPCARTVLDAALLHEAIAGHDPLDSTSIDAPVPPVVEAARNGSVQGMRVGVVKQFRGEGYQAGVLQRFDESVELLKSLGADIVELDCPSFDLALSAYYLIAPSECSSNLARFDAMRYGLRVGDDGTKSAEEVTALTREAGFGDEVKRRIILGTYALSSGYYDAYYGSAQKVRTLITQDFEKAFEQVDVIVSPTTPTTAFPIGERADDPMAMYLADLCTIPTNLAGNSAMSLPCGLAPEDGLPVGLQIIAPAMKDDRLYKVGAAVEAAFVEKWGHPLLEEAPSL, from the coding sequence ATGACGGACATCATCAAGCTCACCGCGGCCGAGATCGCCGCGAAGATCGCCTCCGGCGAACTCACCGCCGTCGAGGTCACCGAGGCGCACCTCGCCCGGATCGAGGCCGTCGACGAGAAGGTCCACGCCTTCCTGCACGTCGACCGCGAGGGCGCGCTCGCCCAGGCCCGTGCCGTGGACGCCAAGCGCGAGGCGGGCGAGAAGCTCGGCCCGCTGGCCGGTGTCCCGCTCGCGCTGAAGGACATCTTCACCACCAAGGACATGCCGACCACCGTCGGTTCCAAGATCCTCGAGGGCTGGGTCCCGCCGTACGACGCCACGCTGACGCAGAAGCTGCGCGCCGCCGACGTCGTCATCCTCGGCAAGACCAACATGGACGAGTTCGCCATGGGGTCCTCCACCGAGAACAGCGCCTACGGCCCCACCGGCAACCCCTGGGACCTCACCCGTATCCCCGGCGGCTCCGGCGGCGGCTCCTCCGCCGCCCTCGCCTCCTACGAGGCCCCGCTCGCCATCGGCACGGACACCGGCGGCTCGATCCGCCAGCCCGCCGCCGTCACCGGCACGGTCGGCGTCAAGCCCACCTACGGCGGCGTCTCCCGCTACGGCATGGTCGCCTTCTCGTCCTCCCTCGACCAGGGCGGGCCCTGCGCCCGTACGGTCCTGGACGCGGCGCTGCTCCACGAGGCCATCGCCGGGCACGACCCGCTGGACTCCACCTCCATCGACGCCCCGGTCCCACCGGTCGTCGAGGCCGCCCGCAACGGCTCCGTCCAGGGCATGCGCGTCGGTGTCGTCAAGCAGTTCCGCGGCGAGGGCTACCAGGCGGGCGTCCTCCAGCGGTTCGACGAGTCGGTCGAGCTGCTGAAGTCGCTCGGCGCCGACATCGTGGAGCTGGACTGCCCGTCCTTCGACCTGGCGCTCTCCGCGTACTACCTGATCGCGCCCTCCGAGTGCTCCTCCAACCTGGCCCGCTTCGACGCCATGCGCTACGGCCTGCGGGTCGGCGACGACGGCACGAAGTCGGCAGAGGAGGTCACCGCGCTCACCCGCGAGGCGGGCTTCGGCGACGAGGTCAAGCGCCGCATCATCCTGGGCACGTACGCGCTGAGCTCCGGCTACTACGACGCGTACTACGGCTCCGCCCAGAAGGTCCGCACCCTCATCACCCAGGACTTCGAGAAGGCATTCGAGCAGGTCGACGTGATCGTCTCCCCGACGACCCCGACCACCGCCTTCCCGATCGGCGAGCGCGCCGACGACCCGATGGCGATGTACCTCGCGGACCTGTGCACCATTCCCACCAACCTGGCCGGCAACTCCGCCATGTCGCTTCCCTGCGGCCTGGCCCCGGAGGACGGCCTGCCGGTCGGACTGCAGATCATCGCCCCCGCCATGAAGGACGACCGGCTCTACAAGGTCGGCGCGGCCGTCGAGGCCGCCTTCGTGGAAAAGTGGGGGCACCCGCTGCTTGAGGAGGCTCCGTCGCTGTGA
- a CDS encoding GGDEF-domain containing protein, producing the protein MKPTESAAPVSRLQGFVGLTSPVGAAAIGIAALLLGVGFYRTVRDGHALFPDGAVGWSLAVLTGIIVGHLVALGRDRWWGGTGSGAALTLAVLLLYGWLPAGLVSLVVVVLVGSARRHRWWQGLLHGAVDILGIAAAALVLAAFGVVPTVERPWLPLDWGIAAVPELLLTASTYLLVTRVLLWYARAPQNGGLPTIARTALLRQGLVAVALLGLAPLICVVAMSMPVVLPLFAVPLIALDSTLWIARARAEEQLRDPLTGLPNRQWLLERTWSALEDAESVGTRSGLVLIDLDRFRAVNDTLGHLAGDRLLLQIAERLRLALPPGAEAARLGGDEFAVLLPQADSTTSAQRVARHLVAELSSPLDLDGLILVLEASAGVAVYPDHALDAEGLLRRADVAMYQAKRDRTGVEVYESKRDSNTPDRLGLLGDLRRALDAGDVELHYQPKVRFDGQVAGLEALVRWVHPERGRVPPDEFIAIAESSGLMPHLTEYVLETALAQVARWRAQGLFVPVAVNVSPRDVHTPGFAGGVAARLARHGVPASALQLEITEHVLLEDPQRAADTLAGLTAHGVKMSLDDFGTGYSSLVHLRRLPVSELKIDRSFVARLALDHEDGEIVRCTIDLAHSLGLVVVAEGVEDDETWERLRDLRCDAVQGWLVAAAMPPQETTAWLRARDEHGWRRPAELEAQAAAAAANGKPDPEQHPHPAQGRTVSGPATA; encoded by the coding sequence ATGAAACCGACCGAGAGCGCCGCCCCGGTGTCGCGGCTGCAAGGTTTCGTCGGACTCACCTCCCCCGTGGGCGCCGCCGCCATAGGGATCGCCGCGTTACTGCTGGGGGTCGGCTTCTACCGGACGGTGCGGGACGGCCACGCCCTCTTCCCGGACGGTGCCGTCGGCTGGTCGCTCGCCGTGCTCACCGGAATCATCGTCGGCCATCTGGTCGCGCTCGGCCGCGACCGCTGGTGGGGCGGCACCGGCTCCGGCGCCGCCCTCACCCTCGCCGTACTGCTGCTCTACGGCTGGCTGCCCGCCGGACTGGTCAGCCTGGTCGTCGTGGTGCTCGTCGGGAGCGCCCGCAGACACCGCTGGTGGCAGGGGCTCCTGCACGGTGCGGTGGACATCCTCGGCATCGCGGCGGCGGCGCTCGTGCTGGCGGCCTTCGGTGTGGTGCCGACCGTGGAGCGGCCCTGGCTGCCACTCGACTGGGGCATCGCCGCCGTACCGGAACTGCTCCTGACGGCGTCCACGTACCTGCTCGTCACCCGGGTCCTGCTGTGGTACGCGAGAGCGCCCCAGAACGGCGGGCTGCCCACCATCGCCCGTACCGCCCTGCTCCGTCAGGGGCTCGTCGCCGTCGCCCTGCTCGGGCTCGCCCCGCTGATCTGCGTCGTCGCGATGTCCATGCCCGTCGTGCTGCCGCTCTTCGCGGTGCCGCTGATCGCCCTGGACTCCACGCTCTGGATCGCCCGCGCCCGCGCCGAGGAGCAGCTCCGCGACCCGCTGACCGGACTGCCCAACCGCCAGTGGCTGCTGGAGCGGACCTGGTCGGCGCTGGAGGACGCCGAGAGCGTGGGGACCAGGTCGGGTCTCGTCCTGATCGACCTGGACCGCTTCCGCGCCGTCAACGACACGCTCGGCCACCTCGCCGGTGACCGGCTGCTGCTCCAGATAGCGGAACGCCTGCGCCTCGCCCTGCCGCCCGGCGCGGAGGCGGCCCGGCTCGGCGGTGACGAGTTCGCCGTACTGCTGCCGCAGGCCGACTCGACCACCAGCGCCCAGCGGGTGGCCCGTCACCTGGTCGCCGAGCTGTCCTCGCCGCTCGACCTGGACGGGCTGATCCTCGTGCTGGAGGCCAGCGCCGGGGTGGCGGTCTACCCGGACCACGCGCTGGACGCCGAGGGGCTGCTGCGCCGCGCGGACGTCGCGATGTACCAGGCCAAGCGCGACCGTACGGGCGTGGAGGTCTACGAGTCGAAGCGGGACAGCAACACCCCCGACCGGCTGGGACTGCTGGGCGATCTGCGCCGGGCGCTGGACGCGGGCGACGTCGAGCTGCACTACCAGCCCAAGGTCCGCTTCGACGGGCAGGTCGCCGGTCTGGAGGCACTGGTGCGCTGGGTGCACCCGGAGCGCGGCCGGGTCCCCCCGGACGAGTTCATCGCCATCGCGGAGTCCTCCGGCCTGATGCCGCACCTCACGGAGTACGTGCTGGAGACCGCGCTCGCCCAGGTCGCCCGGTGGCGGGCGCAGGGCCTGTTCGTGCCGGTCGCGGTCAACGTGTCCCCGCGCGACGTCCACACCCCCGGCTTCGCGGGCGGGGTCGCCGCCCGGCTCGCCCGGCACGGCGTCCCGGCCTCGGCGCTCCAGCTGGAGATCACCGAGCATGTGCTGCTGGAGGACCCGCAGCGGGCCGCCGACACCCTCGCCGGGCTGACGGCGCACGGCGTGAAGATGTCCCTGGACGACTTCGGTACGGGGTACTCCTCCCTCGTCCATCTGCGCAGGCTGCCCGTGAGCGAGCTGAAGATCGACCGCTCCTTCGTGGCCCGCCTCGCCCTGGACCACGAGGACGGCGAGATCGTCCGCTGCACGATCGACCTGGCCCACTCGCTCGGCCTGGTCGTCGTCGCGGAGGGCGTCGAGGACGACGAGACCTGGGAGCGGCTGCGGGACCTGCGGTGCGACGCGGTGCAGGGCTGGCTGGTGGCGGCGGCGATGCCGCCCCAGGAGACGACGGCCTGGCTCCGGGCGCGCGACGAGCACGGCTGGCGCCGCCCCGCCGAACTGGAGGCCCAGGCGGCAGCGGCAGCGGCGAACGGCAAGCCGGACCCGGAACAGCACCCGCACCCGGCCCAGGGCCGCACGGTCTCGGGCCCGGCGACGGCCTGA
- a CDS encoding aspartyl/glutamyl-tRNA amidotransferase subunit B, whose product MTVTDLVSYEDALASYDPVMGLEVHVELGTKTKMFCGCSTELKQGANSQTCPVCLGLPGALPVVNEIGVESAIKIGLALHCEIAEWCRFARKNYFYPDMPKNFQTSQYDEPIAFNGYLDVQLEDGEIFRVEIERAHMEEDTGKSTHVGGATGRIHGASHSLLDYNRAGIPLIEIVTKPIEGAGARAPEVAKAYVAELRELIKALGVSEARMEMGQMRCDVNLSLRPNGTETFGTRSETKNVNSLRSVERAARFEIQRHAAVLSSGGTIVQETRHFHEEDGSTTAGRIKDNAEDYRYFPEPDLVPVAPAREWVEELRKGLPELPRVRRARLKEEWGVSEHDMQSILNAGAVDLIVATTEAGAPSDQARKWWMGELARNANETGRGLDELPITPAQVARVAALVAAGDLNDKLARQVIEGVLAGEGDPDTVVEKRGLKVVSDEGALSTAVDEAIAGNAAIADKIRGGKVAAAGALVGAVMKATRGQADAARVRELILEKLGVEG is encoded by the coding sequence GTGACTGTCACCGACCTGGTGTCGTACGAGGACGCGCTCGCGTCCTACGACCCCGTCATGGGCCTCGAAGTCCATGTCGAACTCGGCACAAAGACGAAGATGTTCTGCGGCTGCTCCACGGAGCTGAAGCAGGGCGCCAACTCCCAGACCTGTCCGGTCTGTCTCGGACTGCCCGGCGCGCTGCCGGTCGTCAACGAGATCGGCGTGGAGTCGGCCATCAAGATCGGTCTCGCGCTGCACTGCGAGATCGCCGAGTGGTGCCGCTTCGCCCGGAAGAACTACTTCTATCCGGACATGCCGAAGAACTTCCAGACCTCCCAGTACGACGAGCCGATCGCCTTCAACGGCTATCTGGACGTCCAGCTGGAGGACGGCGAGATCTTCCGCGTGGAGATCGAGCGCGCCCACATGGAGGAGGACACCGGCAAGTCGACCCACGTCGGCGGCGCCACCGGCCGTATCCACGGCGCGTCCCACTCCCTGCTCGACTACAACCGGGCGGGCATCCCGCTCATCGAGATCGTCACCAAGCCGATCGAGGGAGCGGGCGCGCGTGCCCCCGAGGTCGCCAAGGCGTACGTCGCCGAGCTCCGCGAGCTGATCAAGGCCCTCGGGGTCTCCGAGGCGCGCATGGAGATGGGCCAGATGCGCTGCGACGTCAACCTGTCGCTGCGCCCCAACGGCACCGAGACGTTCGGTACCCGCTCCGAGACGAAGAACGTGAACTCGCTGCGTTCCGTCGAGCGGGCCGCGCGCTTCGAGATCCAGCGCCACGCGGCGGTGCTGTCCTCGGGCGGCACGATTGTGCAGGAGACCCGGCACTTCCACGAGGAGGACGGCTCCACCACGGCCGGCCGCATCAAGGACAACGCCGAGGACTACCGCTACTTCCCCGAGCCGGACCTGGTCCCCGTCGCGCCCGCGCGCGAGTGGGTCGAGGAGCTGCGCAAGGGCCTCCCCGAGCTGCCCCGGGTCCGCCGGGCACGGCTCAAGGAGGAGTGGGGCGTCTCCGAGCACGACATGCAGTCCATCCTCAACGCGGGCGCGGTCGACCTGATCGTCGCCACGACCGAGGCGGGCGCCCCCTCGGACCAGGCCCGCAAGTGGTGGATGGGCGAGCTGGCCCGTAACGCCAACGAGACCGGCCGCGGCCTGGACGAGCTGCCGATCACCCCGGCGCAGGTCGCCCGGGTGGCCGCGCTCGTCGCGGCGGGCGACCTCAACGACAAGCTGGCCCGCCAGGTCATCGAGGGCGTCCTCGCGGGCGAGGGCGACCCGGACACCGTCGTCGAGAAGCGCGGCCTGAAGGTCGTCTCGGACGAGGGCGCGCTGTCCACGGCCGTCGACGAGGCCATCGCGGGCAACGCGGCCATCGCGGACAAGATCCGCGGCGGCAAGGTCGCGGCGGCGGGCGCGCTCGTCGGCGCGGTCATGAAGGCCACCCGGGGCCAGGCGGACGCGGCGCGCGTGCGCGAGCTGATCCTGGAGAAGCTCGGCGTCGAGGGCTGA
- a CDS encoding aspartyl/glutamyl-tRNA(Asn/Gln) amidotransferase subunit C, producing MPGITREEVAHLARLARLELKGEELDHFAGQLDDIIGAVARVSEVADQDVPPTSHPLPLTNVMRADEVRPSLTPEQALSGAPAQEQQRFKVPQILGED from the coding sequence ATGCCTGGCATCACGCGCGAGGAGGTCGCCCACCTCGCCCGGCTGGCGCGTCTGGAGCTGAAGGGCGAAGAGCTCGATCACTTCGCCGGTCAGCTCGACGACATCATCGGCGCGGTCGCCCGCGTCTCCGAGGTCGCCGACCAAGACGTACCGCCGACCTCCCACCCGCTGCCGCTGACCAACGTCATGCGCGCGGACGAGGTCCGTCCGTCGCTCACCCCCGAGCAGGCGCTCTCCGGCGCCCCGGCCCAGGAGCAGCAGCGTTTCAAGGTGCCGCAGATCCTGGGGGAGGACTAA